The proteins below are encoded in one region of uncultured Desulfovibrio sp.:
- a CDS encoding metalloregulator ArsR/SmtB family transcription factor — protein sequence MSTHSLPNRQFLAEQAKIFKALGHPSRLLMVDALRQGEKCVCDLQALVGDDMSTVSKHLSVLREAGVVTSERRGTNIYYRLALCCLDTFLTCTGKLIEQRIAAQLPLLRHTS from the coding sequence ATGAGTACACATTCCCTACCCAACCGCCAGTTCCTGGCCGAGCAGGCCAAGATTTTCAAGGCCCTGGGGCATCCCAGCCGGCTGCTCATGGTGGATGCCCTGCGGCAGGGGGAAAAATGCGTCTGCGATCTCCAGGCGCTGGTGGGTGACGATATGTCCACCGTGTCCAAGCATCTGTCCGTGCTGCGCGAAGCCGGAGTGGTCACCTCGGAACGGCGGGGCACCAATATCTACTACCGGCTGGCACTGTGTTGTCTGGACACCTTCCTGACCTGTACCGGCAAGCTTATTGAACAGCGTATTGCTGCCCAGCTTCCCCTGCTGCGCCACACCTCATGA
- a CDS encoding ZIP family metal transporter: MDIFSHPALQALLAGLLSWTSISLGASAIFLRREFSRRAMDCMLGAAGGMMLGAAFLGLLQPAADMAAPLGRLSFLPLICGLMIGSAFLMGLDHLLPHLHVHQNQQEGLSTSWRRSILLVTAMTLHHIPEGLTMGVGYGAVSAGSALPAEMALSMSSALMVTGTILLQNLPEGLVVSTALRAEGFSAKKSWMFGALSGCTTPIGAVLGAASSQLTQGLLPIALAAAAGAMVYVVVEEVIPEANASGNGNAATIACIGGLCLVMAVSGLQA; the protein is encoded by the coding sequence ATGGATATTTTCAGTCATCCTGCCCTGCAGGCCCTGCTGGCAGGTCTGCTTTCCTGGACATCCATCAGCCTGGGCGCCAGCGCCATTTTTCTGCGCCGCGAATTCTCGCGCCGCGCCATGGACTGCATGCTGGGCGCCGCAGGCGGCATGATGCTGGGTGCGGCCTTTCTGGGCCTGCTCCAGCCTGCGGCCGACATGGCTGCCCCCCTGGGGCGCCTGAGCTTTCTGCCCCTGATCTGCGGCCTCATGATCGGCTCGGCCTTTCTCATGGGTCTTGACCATCTTCTGCCCCATCTGCATGTACACCAGAACCAGCAGGAGGGTCTGTCCACCAGCTGGCGGCGCAGCATCCTTCTGGTGACGGCCATGACCCTGCACCACATTCCCGAAGGGCTGACCATGGGGGTGGGCTATGGCGCCGTATCGGCCGGCAGCGCTCTGCCCGCAGAAATGGCCTTGAGCATGTCCTCGGCCCTCATGGTCACCGGCACCATTCTGCTCCAGAACCTGCCCGAAGGGCTGGTGGTTTCCACAGCCCTGCGCGCCGAAGGCTTTTCGGCCAAAAAATCCTGGATGTTCGGCGCCCTTTCCGGCTGTACCACGCCCATCGGCGCCGTGCTGGGCGCCGCATCCTCACAGCTGACCCAGGGGCTGCTGCCCATTGCCCTGGCCGCTGCCGCCGGGGCCATGGTCTACGTGGTGGTGGAAGAGGTCATTCCCGAAGCCAATGCCTCCGGCAATGGCAATGCCGCCACCATTGCCTGTATCGGGGGCCTCTGCCTGGTCATGGCCGTTTCCGGCCTGCAAGCCTAG